A single region of the Pyricularia oryzae 70-15 chromosome 4, whole genome shotgun sequence genome encodes:
- a CDS encoding alpha-L-rhamnosidase — protein sequence MARRTVYSCLLANILAVQARVFTPSKVAVGTAPSQGGGPFAPFTLNASHPLATLDYGVEVAGYPQLTVSDVSGAASVQVEVKYSEPFAGLEQVWADGPYTYQQGLANAFRVETFNVSAAGLVASRLIQGGQRWQSVRLLDTGSSAAAVTFQSVGFEATAGEAAIADMPGKFSCDDEVLNEVWALGARAADLACVEKGTQKAVWQVDPDKGVRVASVRPTQTLRGALLGNYTLEFDAMIERGGVWWSVAWPLGRFGGVQLQLTSELPNATTFSNTNTTLLPRNTLKLGWGFGFVNQTTLTSYDLALAAVPFDVAENKWYHLTTTLSPDGFLSVSLDKTRILHTQLSQYYVGGSPIAPSGSFGFGAWQDQAAWVRNVTATAQNGSVVYQNAMTSPEVLSEYGVQSNSEGVCLDGPKRDRLVWLGDFLHTIRIMGASTSRFDLERGTLRFFLGTQIPLGIFDISPRMGYDPAAASGPFSGFGAQPYALEDYQLLGLNALHSYVQQTRDVAFARDGWAQWRRQFDWLFARVNQTTNLLNLESAFLGPAVDGSATSCLAVQTLRAIADLSLAVGDDPYHSRANQTADEMARAVNARLWNDARGFYSVSLADRDHLSVQATAFCLSSGVASDPRRISRSVAALDALQLGPGYKDSSLIDSTAPDTTISPNTNGFLLDGLLRRSSSSSSRNASDAAARLLRSLWPEMLPGAHGDRHASGASWEYLSATGEPGLGLFTSLAHPWGGAATYALTRHAAGVRQAEGVAGFGYASWVVDPEVGVGSFGLKRASAQVQTPKGPLAVDWKIGAGASGEEVVNVVIRAPAGTSGVFKYKDTTRVLEGQTEYTLSVPVEVN from the coding sequence ATGGCTCGTCGAACCGTCTACAGCTGCCTGCTGGCAAACATCCTGGCCGTGCAGGCCCGCGTCTTCACCCCGAGCAAGGTGGCGGTCGGCACGGCGCCCAGCCAGGGCGGCGGCCCGTTCGCCCCCTTCACGCTCAACGCCTCGCACCCGCTCGCCACGCTCGACTACGGCGTCGAGGTCGCCGGCTACCCGCAGCTCACCGTGTCCGACGTATCCGGCGCCGCGTCCGTGCAGGTCGAGGTCAAGTACAGCGAGCCGTTTGCGGGCCTCGAGCAGGTCTGGGCCGACGGGCCGTACACGTACCAGCAGGGGCTGGCCAACGCCTTTCGCGTCGAGACCTTCAACGTCTCTGCCGCGGGCCTCgtggccagccggctgatcCAGGGCGGCCAGAGGTGGCAGTCCGTCCGGCTGCTGGACACCGGGTCCTCCGCGGCCGCGGTCACGTTTCAGAGCGTGGGCTTCGAGGCGACGGCCGGCGAGGCGGCGATCGCCGACATGCCGGGCAAGTTCAGCTGCGACGACGAGGTGCTCAACGAGGTGTGGGCGCTGGGGGCCCGGGCTGCCGACCTGGCGTGCGTCGAAAAGGGCACCCAAAAGGCCGTGTGGCAGGTCGACCCGGACAAGGGCGTGCGGGTGGCCAGCGTGCGGCCCACGCAGACGCTCCGGGGTGCCCTCCTGGGCAACTACACGCTCGAGTTCGACGCCATGATCGAGCGCGGCGGGGTGTGGTGGTCGGTGGCCTGGCCGCTTGGTCGCTTCGGCGGCGTGCAGCTCCAGCTGACGAGCGAGCTCCCCAACGCCACGACGTTTTCCAACACAAACACCACCTTGTTGCCGAGAAACACGCTCAAGCTGGGATGGGGTTTTGGTTTTGTCAACCAGACCACCCTCACCTCGTACGATCTGGCCCTCGCCGCTGTGCCCTTTGATGTGGCCGAGAACAAATGGTACCACTTGACAACCACCCTCTCGCCCGACGGCTTCCTGTCGGTATCCCTCGACAAGACACGGATCCTGCACACGCAGCTCTCGCAATACTACGTTGGCGGCAGCCCCATCGCGCCGTCTGGCAGCTTCGGGTTCGGGGCGTGGCAGGACCAAGCGGCGTGGGTGCGCAACGTGACGGCGACGGCCCAGAACGGCAGCGTCGTCTACCAAAACGCCATGACGTCGCCGGAGGTCCTGTCCGAGTACGGCGTGCAGAGCAACTCGGAGGGCGTGTGCCTGGACGGACCCAAGCGCGACCGGCTGGTCTGGCTGGGGGATTTTCTCCACACCATCCGCATCATGGGCGCCAGCACGTCGCGCTTCGACCTGGAGCGCGGCACGCTGCGCTTCTTCCTGGGCACGCAGATCCCGCTCGGCATCTTTGACATCTCCCCGCGGATGGGCTAcgaccccgccgccgccagcggGCCCTTTAGCGGCTTCGGCGCCCAGCCCTACGCGCTCGAGGACTACCAGCTGCTCGGCCTCAACGCCCTGCACAGCTACGTCCAGCAGACGCGCGACGTGGCCTTTGCGCGCGACGGCTGGGCCCAGTGGCGCCGGCAGTTCGACTGGCTGTTTGCGCGCGTCAACCAGACCACCAACCTGCTCAATCTCGAAAGCGCCTTCCTCGGCCCCGCCGTCGACGGCTCCGCCACGTCCTGCCTGGCCGTGCAGACCCTCCGCGCCATCGCCGACCTGTCCCTGGCCGTCGGCGACGACCCCTACCACTCCCGGGCCAACCAGACCGCCGACGAGATGGCCCGCGCCGTCAACGCGCGGCTCTGGAACGACGCCCGCGGCTTCTACTCGGTCTCGCTGGCCGACCGCGACCACCTCTCGGTGCAGGCCACCGCCTTTTGCCTGTCGTCGGGCGTCGCGTCCGACCCGCGGCGCATCTCGCGCTCCGTCGCGgccctcgacgccctccAGCTCGGGCCGGGGTACAAGGACTCGTCGCTGATCGACTCGACCGCCCCGGACACCACCATCTCGCCCAACACAAACGGCTTCCTCCTCGACGGGCTGCtccgccgcagcagcagcagcagcagccgcaacgcaagcgacgccgccgcccggcTCCTCCGCTCCCTCTGGCCCGAGATGCTGCCCGGCGCGCACGGCGACCGCCACGCCTCGGGCGCCAGCTGGGAGTACCTGTCCGCGACCGGCGAGCCGGGGCTCGGCCTCTTCACCAGCCTCGCGCACCCCTGGGGCGGCGCCGCGACCTACGCCCTGACGCGCCACGCGGCCGGCGTCCGGCAGGCCGAGGGCGTTGCCGGCTTTGGCTACGCCAGCTGGGTGGTGGACCCCGAGGTCGGCGTCGGGAGCTTCGGGCTGAAGCGGGCGAGCGCGCAGGTCCAGACGCCAAAGGGGCCCCTGGCTGTGGACTGGAAAATCGGGGCGGGTGCGTCGGGGGAGGAGGTCGTAAATGTGGTGATTCGCGCGCCTGCTGGGACGAGTGGCGTTTTCAAGTACAAGGATACCACCAGGGTGCTGGAGGGTCAGACTGAGTACACGCTCTCGGTCCCGGTTGAGGTTAATTGA
- a CDS encoding cobW domain-containing protein — protein sequence MAVTVSRASEPTPMVRKDSAVDLGSPTPLPVTLLSGFLGSGKTTLLQHILRSDHGLRIAVIVNDIGAVNVDANLINHHVTQTTEKVIALQNGCICCTLRGDLLEELVRLSELHTFDYVIVESSGISEPEQVAETFDSKLAETMGALGDGSAGAEGALDEAMQAVLKKLADAGGVGSFARLDTTVTVIDAFTIMNDFHTDQLLSSRRGDVGPEDERTVSDLMVDQIEFADVIVLNKTDMVDRATKQRVIDLITKLNHRAKVIETSHGKVDVKAIVNTGLFDLEHAQTGYGWLQDLHELTLREVNGRKTITPKPETEEYNVRNFVYRRQRPFHPLRLYKLLFDKFILQLEHPEEDDDQDEEEDEEEDEDDEWEEANSDQEEQEADPLDAPSNEAILANKRASPLFARLFRSKGEFFLATRPHRAGEWSQAGAMLTMTGGRPWFATLPESEYLTGNADIDALVMHDLESGGEWGDRRQELVFIGEKLDIPALERVLDACLLTDEEWKKWQKVMRSGVLSPQGKMERLARLFDDGFPDWPEDEGHEGHGH from the exons ATGGCCGTGACAGTATCAAGGGCCTCGGAGCCAACACCGATGGTCCGAAAAGATTCAGCGGTGGATCTTGGTAGCCCAACACCCCTCCCCGTTACTCTCCTCTCTGGCTTCCTCGGCAGTGGGAAGACGACCCTCCTACAGCACATTCTCCGCAGCGACCATGGCCTACGCATCGCCGTGATCGTCAACGACATTGGAGC AGTCAACGTCGACGCCAACCTCATCAACCACCACGTCACCCAGACCACCGAAAAGGTCATCGCGCTCCAGAACGGCTGCATCTGCTGCACGCTGCGCGGCGACctgctcgaggagctcgTGCGGCTGTCGGAGCTGCACACGTTCGACTACGTCATCGTCGAGAGCAGCGGCATCAGCGAGCCCGAGCAGGTCGCCGAGACGTTCGACTCCAAGCTGGCCGAGACCATGGGCGCCCTCGGCGACGGCAGCGCTGGTGCCGAGGGTGCCCTGGACGAGGCGATGCAGGCCGTGCTCAAGAAGCTCGCCGACGCGGGGGGCGTGGGCAGCTTCGCCAGGCTGGACACGACCGTCACGGTCATTGACGCCTTCACCATCATGAACGACTTTCACACCGACCAGCTGCTGTCGAGCCGGCGGGGGGATGTCGGGCCTGAGGACGAGAGGACCGTCTCGGATTTGATGGTTGATCAGATTGAGTTTGCGGATGTGATTGTGCTGAACAAGACGGACATG GTTGATCGTGCTACCAAGCAACGGGTCATTGACTTGATCACCAAGCTCAACCACCGAGCCAAGGTCATTGAAACCTCTCACGGCAAGGTCGACGTCAAGGCAATTGTCAACACGGGACTGTTTGATCTCGAGCATGCACAGACTGGCTACGGCTGGTTACAAGATTTGCATGAGCTGACTTTACGAGAG GTCAACGGTCGCAAGACCATCACCCCCAAACCAGAGACGGAAGAGTACAACGTCCGCAATTTTGTGTACCGGCGCCAACGCCCCTTCCACCCACTCCGGCTGTACAAGCTGCTGTTTGACAAGTTCATCCTGCAGCTTGAGCACCCGGAAGAGGATGACGATCAGGACGAAGAAGAGGACGAAGAAgaagacgaagacgacgagtGGGAGGAGGCAAACAGCGACCAAGAGGAGCAAGAAGCAGACCCCCTCGACGCACCCTCCAACGAGGCCATCCTCGCCAACAAGCGCGCATCCCCCCTCTTTGCGCGCCTCTTCCGCTCCAAGGGCGAGTTCTTCCTGGCGACGCGCCCGCACCGGGCCGGCGAGTGGTCGCAGGCGGGCGCGATGCTGACCATGACGGGCGGGCGGCCGTGGTTCGCCACGCTGCCCGAGTCCGAGTACCTGACCGGCAACGCCGACATTGACGCCCTCGTCATGCACGACCTCGAGTCCGGCGGCGAGTGGGGCGACAGGAGGCAGGAGCTCGTCTTCATAGGGGAGAAGCTCGACATCCCGGCGCTGGAGCGCGTGTTGGACGCGTGTCTGTTGACCGACGAGGAGTGGAAAAAGTGGCAAAAGGTCATGCGCAGCGGCGTCTTGAGTCCGCAGGGCAAGATGGAGAGGTTGGCGCGCTTGTTTGACGATGGCTTCCCCGACTGGCCCGAGGATGAGGGCCACGAGGGGCATGGGCACTGA